One part of the Mangrovibacillus cuniculi genome encodes these proteins:
- a CDS encoding 5'-nucleotidase C-terminal domain-containing protein — protein sequence MLNKTKKIASITLASALTISGIALPTFSSPANAAEENIKVQLLSVNDLHGNVDYRSTADLDGDGEREAAIAGMSYLAAHWKQREAENTNTIKLHAGDMIGGSPLIVSSLQDEPVIEMMEALGMDVGVAGNHEFDEGIEELKRMINGGEHPQGKGTPGYDGQNFPLLGANVYDKSTDELVLDPYHIEEVEGQKIGFIGVVTTATPNMVIKTGNENLDVRDEVEAINKYTAELKDQGVRAIVVLAHNPAEQNMETGEITGEVADFANEVDDEVDIFFAGHNHKIVNGEVDGKLIVQAFEYSKMFADVDIEIDPSTGDIVKKEAQIVYNTRDIGEDPEVGSILKGYKDRVAEIEAEVVGENASDYPALRYPKVGVVSDHPVGNLIADAQRIMTGADIALMNGGGIRDGLNAGEITVGEIYSIQPFANEMRTIEISGASLREIMNNQISSYGLDYSISGFRYTYTYDEVNKTGEIVDLLLPTGQPLDETKTYTVAMNNYMLGADISEEMLLSEPVVGAIDATVLMDYIKKQEGPINAKAEGRITRVKDSSFTDVAKTSWFNPYVWYLNEKEIVAGTSATTYSPNQKVTREQFASLVTRSLGLEETAELPFTDLSGVSETMKSELAAAYKAGIVAGKTTTTFAPKAEITRAEMVTMLMRAYEVKTGAAYEGSADMMFDDIVSLNTEMKAAVEAAADLGYVVGNGTSFRPADSSTRAEAARVLAMFLHSQEQ from the coding sequence ATGCTAAACAAAACGAAAAAGATTGCTAGCATTACTTTGGCATCTGCACTAACAATTAGTGGAATTGCACTACCTACTTTCTCATCTCCTGCTAATGCAGCGGAGGAAAACATTAAAGTTCAACTTCTTAGCGTAAATGACTTACATGGAAATGTAGACTATCGTTCTACTGCTGATTTAGATGGTGACGGTGAGCGTGAAGCGGCTATCGCTGGTATGAGCTACCTCGCAGCTCACTGGAAACAAAGAGAAGCAGAGAACACAAACACAATAAAGCTTCATGCTGGAGATATGATTGGTGGATCTCCTCTAATCGTTTCCTCCTTACAAGATGAACCTGTTATCGAAATGATGGAAGCTCTTGGAATGGACGTTGGAGTTGCGGGTAACCATGAATTTGACGAAGGTATTGAAGAGTTAAAGCGTATGATTAATGGCGGAGAGCACCCACAAGGTAAAGGAACACCAGGTTATGATGGTCAAAACTTCCCTCTTCTTGGTGCAAACGTTTATGATAAATCTACTGATGAACTAGTTCTTGACCCTTATCATATTGAAGAAGTAGAGGGCCAGAAGATTGGGTTTATCGGTGTTGTTACTACTGCAACTCCAAACATGGTTATTAAAACTGGAAACGAAAACTTAGATGTTCGTGATGAAGTTGAAGCAATCAACAAATATACTGCAGAACTGAAAGATCAAGGGGTTCGTGCCATCGTCGTACTTGCTCACAATCCTGCTGAACAAAACATGGAAACTGGTGAAATAACTGGTGAAGTAGCTGACTTTGCTAATGAAGTAGACGACGAAGTAGATATTTTCTTCGCTGGTCACAACCATAAAATTGTAAATGGTGAAGTAGATGGAAAATTAATCGTGCAAGCATTCGAATATTCTAAAATGTTCGCAGATGTAGACATCGAGATTGATCCTTCTACTGGCGATATTGTTAAGAAGGAAGCACAAATAGTTTACAACACTCGTGATATTGGTGAAGATCCTGAGGTTGGATCTATTTTGAAGGGTTACAAAGATCGCGTTGCAGAAATTGAAGCTGAAGTTGTTGGAGAGAATGCTTCAGACTATCCCGCGCTTCGTTACCCTAAAGTTGGCGTTGTATCTGACCACCCAGTTGGAAACTTAATTGCAGATGCACAGCGCATTATGACTGGTGCAGATATTGCGTTAATGAACGGAGGAGGAATCCGTGACGGTCTTAATGCTGGAGAAATTACTGTAGGGGAAATTTACTCTATTCAACCTTTCGCTAATGAAATGCGTACTATTGAAATTTCTGGTGCTTCTCTACGTGAGATCATGAATAACCAAATTTCATCTTATGGATTAGACTATTCTATTTCTGGTTTCCGTTATACGTATACGTACGATGAAGTTAATAAAACTGGTGAGATTGTAGATCTTTTGCTTCCAACCGGACAACCTTTAGATGAAACAAAGACGTATACTGTAGCAATGAATAACTACATGTTAGGTGCAGATATTTCAGAAGAAATGTTACTGAGCGAGCCTGTAGTTGGTGCAATTGATGCAACTGTACTAATGGATTATATTAAAAAACAAGAAGGACCAATTAACGCGAAAGCTGAAGGTCGTATTACTCGCGTTAAAGATTCTTCCTTCACTGATGTAGCAAAAACTAGCTGGTTTAATCCTTATGTATGGTACCTAAATGAGAAGGAAATCGTTGCTGGTACATCTGCAACAACTTATTCTCCTAATCAAAAAGTAACTCGTGAGCAATTCGCTTCTCTAGTTACGCGCTCTTTAGGACTAGAAGAAACTGCTGAGCTTCCTTTCACTGACTTATCAGGTGTTTCAGAAACAATGAAATCGGAGCTTGCTGCTGCGTACAAAGCCGGTATTGTAGCCGGAAAGACTACTACTACTTTTGCACCAAAAGCAGAAATTACTCGTGCTGAAATGGTAACGATGTTAATGCGTGCTTATGAAGTCAAGACTGGTGCTGCTTATGAAGGTTCTGCAGATATGATGTTTGATGACATTGTTTCCCTAAATACAGAAATGAAAGCTGCGGTAGAAGCTGCTGCTGATCTAGGATATGTAGTTGGTAATGGTACATCTTTCCGTCCAGCTGACTCTTCTACTCGTGCAGAAGCAGCTCGCGTTCTAGCTATGTTCCTACATTCTCAAGAGCAATAA
- a CDS encoding acyltransferase, with translation MQQKRQSLDPVQLARAFAMIAVLLVHSSSTGATSLTPDSILLPIYTFFGSAGKLGTPTFIMLSAFVLFYNYYPRPLDRQLIARFYSKRLLYILLPYVVFSTFYFVLNNRLFSTSLIDQMLVNDYVNDLLYGKAHPHLYFVFISVQLYLLFPFIMLAIKKYSYLRKNAWWIGIILQWIWVIANKNYFQIEMKGSISLSYFSYYFVGAYLGIYYEDILRQFKDDKKRQTYVTSLLTAVFAFMALYVGYMYMISLGLEGEIIEAVPSIVYSYLYEFSWANYTLLAGLTLFLLAHWLNNKFTIKTKRFFMELGATSFGIYLIHPALLLVMRTYLPDTTPLIFNIWQVITFLVVGFGSWIIVRVIYFITPYYWVLFGKMSGPKYNKR, from the coding sequence ATGCAGCAAAAACGTCAAAGTTTAGATCCAGTGCAGCTTGCGAGAGCATTCGCTATGATTGCTGTCTTATTGGTACATTCATCGTCCACTGGAGCTACTAGTCTTACACCTGATTCCATCCTATTACCAATCTATACATTCTTCGGTTCTGCTGGAAAACTCGGTACACCTACCTTCATTATGTTAAGTGCATTTGTTTTGTTTTATAATTATTATCCAAGACCACTAGACCGACAGTTAATAGCAAGATTTTATTCAAAACGACTACTATATATCTTGTTACCATATGTGGTGTTTTCCACTTTTTACTTCGTACTGAATAATCGTTTATTTTCGACTAGCCTAATCGATCAAATGTTAGTGAACGATTATGTAAATGATTTATTGTACGGAAAAGCACATCCACACTTATATTTCGTATTTATTAGTGTTCAACTTTACTTGCTATTTCCTTTTATCATGTTAGCAATAAAAAAATACTCCTACCTCCGAAAAAACGCTTGGTGGATAGGAATTATACTACAGTGGATTTGGGTTATTGCTAATAAGAATTACTTTCAAATTGAAATGAAAGGCTCCATTTCTCTTTCCTATTTTTCTTACTACTTCGTTGGGGCTTACTTAGGAATCTATTATGAAGACATTCTCCGTCAATTTAAAGATGATAAAAAAAGACAAACATATGTCACCTCTCTTCTAACAGCAGTCTTTGCATTTATGGCTTTGTATGTAGGATATATGTATATGATTAGTTTAGGGCTTGAGGGAGAAATAATTGAGGCCGTTCCATCTATTGTTTATTCTTACTTATATGAATTCTCTTGGGCAAACTACACTTTGTTAGCAGGATTAACACTATTCTTACTAGCACATTGGTTAAACAATAAATTTACAATCAAGACAAAAAGATTCTTTATGGAGTTAGGCGCAACTTCTTTTGGCATCTACTTAATTCACCCTGCCTTACTGTTAGTTATGCGAACGTATTTACCAGATACTACACCATTAATATTTAATATTTGGCAGGTAATCACTTTCTTGGTAGTAGGATTTGGAAGCTGGATCATTGTTAGAGTGATATATTTCATAACTCCTTATTATTGGGTACTATTCGGAAAAATGTCTGGACCAAAATATAATAAAAGGTAA
- a CDS encoding phosphodiester glycosidase family protein yields MKKFFSSMIAAFLLAVLVPSITTHATSYFGYLEKSVNRSYVPLRYISEELGYGVQWNSAEQSVLITSPSSSIKLYVGKDQALANNNLITIDAPPTLYNGITYVPIRVISETMSIPIQWIQESSEIHITTTNGKLILLVRDKSYATRPSLKHTTQVYTVFDKKVQAEVVAVDLLNPNLKVKTAWAKNQKGTVDSVANIAKQQNATVAINASYFDSNTSSSTYGIPYGDVIVNGAHDSKGWTDQASIYFGYDKSSKILPGSELRSFVKSNTSLVESAVQAGPRLVNNGIVNINPLGEGFSDPRILSANAERSAIGLTNDHRLLLVATTNMTLGELAILMEKIGAVNAMNLDGGGSSGLFYKGSYIANPGRLVSNAIVVTN; encoded by the coding sequence ATGAAAAAATTTTTCTCGAGCATGATTGCTGCCTTTTTGTTAGCTGTTCTTGTTCCAAGTATAACAACACATGCCACTTCGTATTTTGGTTATCTTGAAAAGTCGGTTAATCGTTCTTATGTTCCTTTACGATATATTAGTGAAGAGCTAGGGTATGGAGTTCAATGGAACAGTGCAGAGCAAAGCGTTCTTATTACATCCCCTTCTTCTTCAATTAAACTATATGTAGGAAAAGACCAAGCTTTAGCGAATAATAACCTAATTACTATTGATGCTCCACCAACGTTATATAATGGGATTACCTATGTACCAATTCGCGTTATTAGTGAAACAATGTCTATTCCAATTCAATGGATACAAGAATCTTCAGAGATACATATTACGACAACCAATGGAAAACTAATTCTGCTTGTACGTGATAAGTCGTATGCTACTAGACCTTCTTTAAAACATACAACACAAGTGTATACAGTTTTTGACAAGAAAGTGCAAGCTGAGGTAGTGGCGGTAGACTTATTAAATCCTAATTTAAAAGTTAAAACTGCTTGGGCAAAAAACCAAAAAGGAACAGTGGATTCTGTAGCTAATATAGCAAAACAACAGAATGCTACTGTTGCTATAAACGCATCCTATTTCGATTCCAATACCTCAAGTTCAACATACGGAATCCCTTATGGAGACGTCATAGTAAATGGAGCACATGACAGCAAAGGCTGGACAGATCAAGCTTCCATTTACTTTGGTTATGATAAATCTTCTAAAATCCTTCCAGGTTCTGAACTACGTTCATTTGTAAAAAGTAATACTTCCCTAGTTGAATCTGCTGTACAAGCTGGACCGAGATTGGTGAATAATGGAATCGTAAATATTAATCCACTTGGAGAAGGATTCTCTGATCCACGTATTTTATCCGCAAATGCGGAAAGAAGTGCTATTGGATTAACCAATGATCACAGATTATTATTAGTAGCTACAACGAATATGACTCTAGGAGAATTAGCTATTCTTATGGAAAAAATCGGTGCGGTAAACGCAATGAATCTAGATGGTGGAGGTTCAAGCGGATTATTTTACAAAGGTTCATATATTGCTAATCCCGGTCGTCTAGTAAGTAATGCTATAGTAGTAACAAATTAA
- a CDS encoding S-layer homology domain-containing protein — translation MKKTSIITSFLVGATILLSPFQANAAEKTTLHYMPEDVYTENGEHWAYKQIDDFVSADIIDGTVIYEDDFPYVYVRPDASITRAEFTKILVYALDLKQNGTVTTFSDVKKNSWYESYVHIAYSHGIVTGYDNGTFKPNDKINRAEMASMIHRAFKDSITFPAAGTKAFSDVTKEFWAYNDITKVAGVGIINGYNNGTFKPKQPATRAEAITMMHGGLNKETKNLPTTDALIKVVHDYFSEYNTAINAKDFTSAYTAVQKYNTGSNFSFDFENTEMIEYLVSDGGNFSAKILSGPTSKVTQRSDRFAKVEVTNYTVQETTDDGYGSNYSLKMEYDGTYSLKKMPDGTWKIYNYYYNF, via the coding sequence TTGAAAAAAACGTCTATTATCACTAGCTTCTTAGTTGGAGCAACCATACTTCTTTCCCCATTTCAAGCTAATGCTGCTGAAAAGACTACTTTGCATTATATGCCGGAAGATGTCTATACAGAGAATGGTGAACACTGGGCATATAAACAAATTGATGATTTCGTTAGTGCAGATATTATCGATGGTACTGTTATCTATGAAGATGACTTCCCATATGTGTATGTACGTCCCGATGCTAGTATAACTAGAGCAGAATTTACTAAAATTCTAGTTTATGCTCTTGATTTAAAACAGAACGGAACAGTTACTACTTTCTCTGATGTAAAGAAAAACTCATGGTATGAAAGCTATGTTCATATTGCCTACTCACACGGTATCGTTACTGGTTATGACAATGGTACATTTAAGCCAAACGACAAAATCAATCGTGCAGAAATGGCTTCTATGATTCATCGTGCATTTAAAGACTCTATTACTTTTCCTGCTGCTGGAACAAAAGCGTTCAGTGACGTAACAAAAGAATTCTGGGCATACAATGACATTACAAAAGTAGCTGGAGTAGGGATTATTAATGGTTACAATAACGGTACATTTAAACCGAAACAACCAGCTACTCGTGCAGAAGCAATTACTATGATGCACGGTGGTTTAAACAAGGAAACAAAAAATCTTCCTACTACAGACGCTTTAATTAAAGTAGTTCATGATTATTTTAGTGAATATAATACCGCAATTAATGCTAAAGATTTCACGAGTGCTTACACTGCAGTACAAAAATATAATACAGGTTCTAATTTTTCTTTTGATTTTGAAAACACAGAAATGATTGAGTACTTAGTATCTGACGGAGGAAATTTCTCTGCAAAGATACTTTCAGGACCAACTTCAAAAGTTACGCAACGTTCAGATCGCTTCGCAAAAGTAGAAGTAACTAACTATACTGTACAAGAAACTACTGATGATGGTTATGGTAGTAACTATTCTTTAAAAATGGAGTACGATGGTACTTATTCGTTGAAAAAAATGCCTGATGGTACTTGGAAAATCTACAATTATTACTATAACTTTTAA
- a CDS encoding stalk domain-containing protein, with the protein MKQKFTIIILAMSLIFSAFLPNVTEASSDWKYVKRGLELMDAGRYSEAIVQFETAISISPKASSYRNLAISHEKIEQFQKAADAYYAEAAIHQKLGDTNTYLATKAKADALNTDVDVYFDQQLIPNTTGLQKYEPAAGTYIGAYVEVDELKGQTGTKYSYFNQVTNKKHAMYFRYYDHGDPFPTSFVNQVKEAGGAVQIAYQPTGSISTVKDDATLRSFAKSANAAGIPIFLRFASEMNGDWVKWGGNPSEYKRVFQLVSKVMKAEAPNVAMVWAPNSVPAGKIHDYYPGDSAVDWVGMNLYSVPVFNGNASQPAGHVNPLDFLDEVYNRYSSRKPMMIAEFGASHKNSAIGDATQFGKTKMAQFYEGIRLRYPRVKSINWFSVDTLTAPYVAEDRRLNNFSLSVNQTMLSTYKNIISHPHYRSVVENGVHAAKTSTKSTVALPLKDSLIRESITGYTYAKTYDPYISKIIYKLNGQTLSQATSFPYKFSIPYSSMKSGNNNLEIVIFDSKGREASRKTATFQKGSVIQSLPEKQIVLRLGETRAYTSKGVVQLTEEPFLTNSRTFVPLRFISEYIGGTVQYNASTKKIDINSNGQKIVITLGQKTATVNGSSKIMEQAPIVRNGTTLVPLRAVTDLLNGKTVFTTATREITLSF; encoded by the coding sequence GTGAAACAAAAATTTACTATCATAATACTAGCAATGTCATTGATTTTCAGTGCATTTTTACCAAATGTTACGGAAGCATCAAGTGACTGGAAATATGTAAAAAGAGGTTTGGAGCTGATGGATGCTGGGAGATATTCGGAAGCTATCGTACAATTTGAAACAGCTATAAGTATCTCTCCGAAAGCAAGCTCCTACAGGAATCTTGCAATATCACATGAAAAAATTGAGCAATTCCAAAAAGCAGCCGATGCTTACTATGCAGAAGCGGCAATTCATCAAAAGTTGGGTGACACAAATACGTATTTGGCTACAAAAGCAAAAGCTGACGCCCTGAACACTGACGTGGATGTCTATTTTGATCAACAGTTAATTCCTAATACTACGGGACTACAAAAATATGAACCTGCAGCAGGTACCTATATTGGTGCCTATGTAGAAGTTGACGAATTAAAAGGTCAAACAGGAACAAAGTATTCGTACTTTAATCAGGTAACGAATAAAAAACATGCCATGTATTTTCGTTACTATGATCATGGCGACCCATTCCCTACTTCATTTGTTAACCAAGTAAAAGAAGCAGGTGGAGCTGTTCAGATTGCATACCAGCCAACAGGATCAATCTCTACTGTAAAAGACGATGCTACTTTACGTTCATTTGCAAAGTCGGCAAATGCAGCTGGAATACCAATCTTCTTACGTTTTGCTTCTGAAATGAATGGTGATTGGGTAAAATGGGGTGGAAATCCTTCAGAGTATAAGCGTGTTTTCCAATTAGTCTCAAAAGTAATGAAAGCAGAAGCGCCAAACGTTGCTATGGTCTGGGCACCAAATAGTGTACCAGCTGGAAAAATTCATGATTATTATCCTGGTGATTCGGCTGTAGATTGGGTAGGTATGAATTTATACTCTGTACCTGTATTTAACGGTAATGCTAGTCAGCCTGCAGGTCATGTAAATCCTTTAGACTTCTTAGATGAAGTATATAACCGTTATTCTTCTCGTAAACCGATGATGATTGCGGAATTTGGTGCTAGTCATAAGAATAGTGCTATTGGAGACGCGACTCAGTTTGGTAAAACAAAGATGGCTCAATTCTATGAAGGGATCCGTCTGCGTTATCCAAGAGTGAAGTCAATCAACTGGTTTAGTGTAGATACATTGACAGCTCCGTATGTAGCAGAAGATCGTCGTTTAAATAACTTTAGTCTGTCTGTAAATCAAACGATGTTATCGACGTATAAAAATATTATCTCTCATCCACATTATCGTTCTGTTGTTGAGAATGGTGTACATGCAGCGAAAACAAGTACGAAATCAACAGTTGCTTTACCTTTAAAAGACTCTTTAATCCGTGAGTCAATTACAGGTTATACGTATGCTAAAACATACGATCCGTATATCAGTAAGATTATCTATAAGTTAAATGGTCAAACACTGAGTCAAGCGACCTCTTTCCCATACAAATTTTCAATTCCATACAGCAGTATGAAGTCTGGGAACAATAACTTAGAGATTGTGATATTTGATTCTAAGGGAAGAGAAGCTTCTAGAAAAACAGCTACCTTCCAAAAAGGATCTGTGATTCAATCTTTACCAGAAAAGCAGATTGTTCTTCGTTTAGGAGAAACTCGTGCTTACACTAGCAAAGGGGTGGTTCAATTAACAGAAGAGCCATTCCTTACTAACTCACGTACGTTTGTACCATTACGATTTATCTCCGAATATATAGGTGGTACAGTTCAATACAACGCTTCAACGAAGAAAATTGATATTAACAGTAATGGACAGAAAATCGTAATTACTTTAGGACAAAAAACTGCCACAGTAAATGGCAGTAGTAAGATAATGGAGCAAGCACCTATTGTCCGTAACGGAACAACGTTAGTTCCACTTCGTGCGGTTACTGATTTATTAAATGGTAAAACAGTGTTTACAACTGCTACGCGTGAGATTACACTATCTTTTTAG
- a CDS encoding phosphodiester glycosidase family protein, whose amino-acid sequence MKKFFSTILVSISFFFLFSLTTEAKYGFVESESYRTFVPLRYISEEVGANVKWDATEKSITINNGSKSYKLYIGSKWIRSNGQLIKEMDTMPVLYNGSSYVPVRAISDLLNYSIEWKQATQQAIITVSSSKKLIINTYPESVFKRPKWRYDAKTISVSGSSKKVNVVSINLLNQDVNIQAAFANGKKGSTASLSTVAAQNNAKVAINANYFDAYTSSSYKQPYNGVIREGVILNNFAIVDFSVFYITKDGVPGISGGNEFRSGLVASNYKTAVQAGPRLIKNGNISVNPVAEGFSSPKILSSPGARSAVGITKSQQVLFVTGSGLTIDQLANVMKQLGAYQAMNLDGGASSGLYFQGSLITTPGRALSTVLTVK is encoded by the coding sequence ATGAAAAAATTTTTTTCTACCATTTTAGTATCCATAAGCTTTTTCTTTCTTTTCAGCCTAACAACTGAAGCGAAATATGGATTTGTGGAATCAGAATCGTATCGTACTTTTGTTCCTTTACGTTATATTAGTGAGGAAGTTGGAGCAAACGTTAAATGGGATGCTACAGAGAAAAGTATTACAATTAATAACGGTTCTAAATCTTACAAGCTCTACATTGGCTCCAAGTGGATTCGCTCTAACGGGCAGTTAATAAAAGAAATGGATACAATGCCGGTCTTGTATAACGGTTCTTCGTATGTACCTGTGAGAGCCATCTCAGATTTACTAAATTATTCTATAGAGTGGAAACAAGCCACTCAACAGGCCATTATCACCGTATCGTCATCCAAGAAATTAATAATTAACACGTACCCAGAAAGTGTCTTCAAAAGACCGAAATGGCGTTATGATGCAAAAACTATTTCTGTAAGCGGCTCTTCCAAGAAAGTTAACGTTGTAAGTATTAATTTATTAAACCAAGACGTGAATATCCAAGCAGCTTTTGCCAATGGAAAGAAAGGAAGCACCGCTAGCTTGTCCACTGTCGCAGCTCAAAATAATGCAAAAGTAGCTATCAACGCAAACTATTTTGATGCCTATACAAGTTCTTCCTATAAGCAACCTTATAATGGAGTTATTCGTGAAGGTGTTATTTTAAACAACTTTGCTATTGTTGATTTTAGTGTCTTCTATATTACCAAAGATGGAGTTCCAGGGATTTCAGGAGGAAATGAATTCCGTTCTGGACTTGTAGCATCTAATTATAAAACAGCTGTACAAGCAGGACCTAGACTGATAAAGAATGGAAATATCAGCGTAAATCCAGTAGCGGAAGGTTTCTCAAGTCCGAAAATATTAAGTTCTCCTGGTGCAAGAAGTGCAGTTGGCATTACAAAGAGTCAGCAGGTTTTGTTTGTAACTGGAAGTGGTTTGACTATAGATCAATTAGCCAATGTCATGAAACAACTCGGTGCATATCAAGCCATGAATTTAGACGGTGGCGCATCTA